In the Malaya genurostris strain Urasoe2022 chromosome 1, Malgen_1.1, whole genome shotgun sequence genome, one interval contains:
- the LOC131427268 gene encoding uncharacterized protein LOC131427268, translated as MEWLITICLVTKQENNPFAHELTKALSTRLENLRTSMAFKMAIYLDPRFNYTNSNVFNGDEKEHIQKFIIQTWARIKSLDPRYSIIEQTCTTNATEAFNESDNFITEIFGGSLSTTDTSSTFQQQLKTLQAELRQCTTYDAWDHWMKRKTTHPELYAVASVVLAVPATQSTVERSFSALALILSPHRSTLGEDILEHILLVKLNKTIYEKTIATVSNLNITLQETGNPDSQSSV; from the exons ATGGAATGGTTGATAACCATATGTCTGGTTACAAAGCAAGAGAATAATCCTTTTGCTCATGAACTAACGAAGGCATTATCTACACGTCTCGAGAATCTTCGTACGTCGATGGCTTTTAAAATGGCCATTTATCTAGACCCTCGATTCAACTACACCAATTCAAACGTATTCAATGGCGATGAAAAGGAACACATACAG AAATTCATTATTCAAACCTGGGCGAGAATTAAAAGCTTGGATCCCCGTTACTCTATAATTGAACAAACGTGTACAACTAACGCTACAGAAGCTTTTAATGAAAGCGATAATTTTATCACCGAAATATTCGGCGGATCGCTTAGTACCACTGATACTTCAAGCACATTCCAACAGCAGTTAAAAACTCTCCAAGCAGAGCTGCGTCAATGCACTACGTATGACGCATGGGACCATTGGATGAAAAGAAAAACGACTCATCCTGAATTATATGCAGTAGCGTCAGTTGTTTTAGCAGTTCCAGCTACCCAATCGACTGTAGAGAGGTCATTCAGTGCACTAGCATTAATACTTTCGCCACATCGTTCCACATTAGGCGAAGATATTCTTGAGCATATTCTGCTCGTTAAATTAAATAAGACTATATATGAGAAAACCATTGCAACAGTTTCTAACTTGAACATCACACTTCAGGAAACCGGGAATCCTGATTCCCAATCAAGCGtatag
- the LOC131425256 gene encoding BTB/POZ domain-containing protein KCTD9: MSSKKFPPASSSNRLVDDCLPSTSGGSNSKQSNTPTSPTKDRVICSTSNKLPSSIESSSSKWISLNVGGKIFTTTLSTLLNKEPRSMLARMFAQEDAMCPSDKDNQGAFLIDRSSQYFEPILNYLRHGQLIYDGHLNLEGILEEAKFFGIEGLIPQLESMVQQQQAANMEDLPLTRRDVISALIKTSQMTELRFQGVNLAGADLRKLDLRHINFKYACLQRCNLSLANLNYCCLERADLSFANLEGAQLLSVKGLCANMEGANLQGCNFEDPSGVRSNLEGVNLKGACLENSNMAGVNLRVANLRNANLKNCNLRAAVLAGADLERCNLSGSDLQEANLRGANFKDAQLELILTALHMSQAIR, encoded by the exons ATGAGCTCCAAAAAATTTCCTCCAGCTTCGTCAAGCAATCGCTTGGTCGATGATTGCCTACCTTCAACTTCTGGTGGCAGTAACTCTAAACAATCGAATACTCCAACATCGCCAACGAAAGATCGCGTCATTTGTAGCACCAGCAACAAGCTTCCATCGTCAATCGAATCCTCTTCATCTAAGTGGATAAGTCTGAATGTTGGAGGAAAAATTTTCACTACAACACTGAGCACACTATTGAATAAGGAGCCCCGCAGTATGCTGGCTCGAATGTTTGCCCAAGAAGATGCAATGTGTCCCAGTGACAAAGATAATCAAGGTGCATTTTTGATTGATCGCAGTTCACAATATTTTGAGCCAATACTGAACTATCTCAGACACGGGCAACTCATCTACGATGGTCACTTGAACTTAGAGGGAATTTTAGAAGAAGCGAAATTTTTCGGTATCGAAGGTCTCATTCCACAGTTAGAAAGTATGGTTCAGCAGCAACAGGCTGCCAACATGGAGGATTTACCACTGACACGTAGGGACGTAATAAGCGCTTTGATTAAAACTTCTCAGATGACTGAATTGCGCTTCCAGGGAGTTAATCTGGCTGGCGCAGATCTACGAAAGCTGGACTTGCGTCATATTAATTTTAAGTATGCTTGTCTGCAACGGTGCAACTTATCGCTGGCCAACTTGAATTACTGCTGTCTAGAGCGAGCAGATCTCAGTTTTGCCAATTTGGAAGGTGCCCAGTTGCTGTCGGTAAAGGGCCTATGCGCTAACATGGAAGGTGCTAATTTGCAAGGCTGTAATTTCGAGGATCCGTCCGGAGTGCGAAGTAATCTAGAAGGAGTTAATTTGAAGGGCGCCTGTCTGGAAAACAGTAACATGGCTGGTGTAAACTTACGAGTAGCAAATTTACGAAatgcaaatttgaaaaattgtaaccTCAGGGCGGCTGTGCTTGCCGGGGCGGATTTGGAG CGCTGTAATTTATCAGGCAGTGATCTACAAGAAGCAAATCTACGTGGTGCCAATTTCAAAGACGCTCAGCTAGAACTTATACTTACTGCTTTGCACATGTCTCAGGCTATTCGTTAG
- the LOC131425252 gene encoding DNA ligase 4: MSELQCISKHVKFSEISAILEKVKSTKIPAKRDQTLRRYFTSFFQFQKEFRQKYGDSVPSSIFPILRLLLPTVDRERDSYGLRIKSLRDMYVKVLGISDSSVEAQKLSGFDDSGSGSAGGGDFAERVFTLMRGRCPQECRLTVWDINNRLDAIGKHYHNGGQRLKIQDELILMIEGLTQLDQKWLVRIILKNLRLGVGQQKLLSLYHPKAGLLFDRFSNLSKVCEVVENGEDLAELQVQKTEMSVQIFNPVKPMLCQRVNLKIVNDMLQKEEFWLETKMDGERFQIHKDRNVFKYFSRNTIEYSRVFGETSNHSGSSLTPCLSSLLSTTVQSMILDGEMMVFDKIELTYHDKCENTDVKNIKGDNPSIRPCFCVYDILYLNGKSLLTVPYAERIRLLGTVVKESPGILTYCRRTKVENSEHLVQLLNQAIDARQEGVVIKKQDSVYSPNERNAGWYKIKPDYIDNLVSDFDLLILGGFYNYKKTAINTWLVGVLDSRPTNDKDTPSFSTVTKVAMGLSNDQWKLLNTSLRPHWREVLSQKVGRSTISEEPPGLHWGRTPPNVWIPPKHSIVLQLKGSELVRSDSYGTTYTIRFPRVMAIRSDKSYLDVCTKQEFDQLCTSNTSVTKLAKRHVTASDLISDTGSTGSNRKRKRSSAVQSRRVVNFPHAFDSVAAVLEVQQIDSICSGLDFCVLTSAKNCPPVTEIESMILRHGGRLVKNPGPKTYAVVAGDRTFRVERIIDSGKYNVVSIEWLIRALAGSEPRQELLKFKPNDMLAITPETQKQMADQFDRFGDCLISPITSLDEMRALLKQMNVDGLQLSVSELQQGQIEILGKTSGFRIFSGIVARLYDANLDDDVDRYKSKFCMLKFVRAGGQWVPNEVDNCVSNIFVLKNEALSSDHLKQWIRSFPKQNIEPKILQLEWIKKCLCDKSLCETQLYRVF; encoded by the exons ATGTCCGAACTGCAGTGTATATCCAAGCATGtcaaatttagtgaaattagtGCAATCttagaaaaagtaaaaagtaccaAAATCCCGGCCAAACGCGATCAAACCCTACGGCGCTACTTTACTTCCTTCTTTCAGTTCCAGAAAGAATTTCGTCAGAAGTATGGTGATTCGGTG ccttccagcatatttccaattcttcgtcTGCTCCTGCCAACGGTTGACCGAGAGCGCGATTCCTATGGACTGCGGATAAAATCATTGCGTGATATGTACGTCAAAGTACTGGGCATCAGTGATTCCAGTGTAGAAGCACAGAAACTATCCGGTTTTGATGATTCCGGATCAGGAAGTGCTGGAGGCGGAGATTTCGCAGAGCGAGTCTTCACTTTAATGCGTGGTCGTTGCCCACAAGAATGTCGACTAACCGTATGGGATATCAACAATAGGCTAGATGCAATAGGAAAACACTACCACAACGGTGGCCAACGTTTGAAGATACAGGACGAATTGATTCTAATGATCGAAGGACTTActcaattggatcaaaagtggTTGGttcgaattattttgaagaacttAAGACTCGGTGTGGGTCAACAGAAGCTGCTGTCACTATACCATCCGAAAGCAGGACTTTTGTTTGATCGATTCAGCAATTTGTCTAAAGTATGCGAAGTCGTAGAGAATGGAGAAGATTTGGCGGAACTTCAAGTTCAAAAGACCGAAATGTCCGTGCAGATATTTAATCCAGTGAAACCGATGCTTTGTCAAAGGGTCAACTTAAAAATTGTGAACGATATGTTGCAGAAGGAGGAATTTTGGCTGGAAACCAAAATGGATGGAGAAAGGTTCCAAATTCATAAAGATAGGaatgttttcaaatatttttctcggaaTACCATCGAATACAGTAGAGTGTTTGGAGAAACTTCTAACCATTCAGGATCATCTTTAACTCCTTGTCTATCAAGTTTGCTGTCAACAACCGTTCAAAGCATGATTTTAGACGGAGAAATGATGGTATTCGACAAAATCGAACTGACATACCACGATAAATGCGAGAATACTGATGTGAAAAATATCAAGGGTGATAACCCTAGCATTCGGCCATGTTTTTGTGTGTACGACATACTCTATCTGAACGGAAAAAGTCTATTAACAGTGCCGTATGCTGAGAGGATTCGTTTATTAGGAACAGTGGTTAAAGAAAGCCCCGGAATATTAACGTATTGCCGGCGAACCAAAGTGGAAAACAGTGAACATCTTGTTCAACTTTTGAATCAAGCTATCGATGCACGTCAAGAGGGAGTCGTGATAAAGAAGCAGGATTCTGTCTATAGTCCAAATGAACGAAATGCTGGTTGGTATAAAATAAAACCCGACTATAttgacaatttggtttccgattTTGATTTGTTAATACTTGGCGGATTTTACAATTACAAGAAAACGGCTATCAATACATGGCTTGTGGGAGTCCTGGATTCCCGTCCAACCAACGACAAAGATACGCCATCGTTTTCTACTGTCACGAAGGTGGCAATGGGTTTATCCAACGATCAATGGAAGCTATTAAACACATCACTACGACCTCATTGGCGAGAAGTGTTATCTCAGAAAGTAGGTCGCAGTACAATTAGTGAAGAACCACCAGGACTTCATTGGGGTCGTACTCCTCCAAACGTATGGATACCTCCAAAACATTCGATTGTGCTTCAATTGAAAGGTTCAGAATTGGTCAGAAGCGATTCATACGGTACCACTTATACCATTCGTTTTCCTCGAGTTATGGCAATTCGCAGTGATAAAAGTTATCTGGATGTTTGTACGAAACAAGAATTCGATCAACTAtgcacttcaaatacttcagtaACCAAATTGGCTAAGCGGCATGTAACTGCGTCAGATTTGATCTCTGATACTGGTTCCACAGGATCCAATCGAAAGCGCAAGCGATCATCAGCCGTTCAGTCTCGTCGTGTGGTAAACTTTCCACATGCCTTTGATTCAGTTGCTGCCGTTCTCGAGGTTCAGCAGATCGATAGCATCTGTTCTGGATTGGACTTTTGTGTACTCACGTCAGCTAAAAATTGTCCTCCAGTAACGGAAATAGAATCGATGATTCTTCGTCATGGAGGGCGATTAGTGAAAAATCCAGGTCCGAAGACATACGCGGTAGTAGCCGGTGATCGAACTTTCCGTGTAGAGCGCATTATTGACAGtgggaaatataatgttgtctcTATTGAGTGGCTGATTCGAGCCTTGGCTGGATCTGAACCGAGGCAGGAATTATTGAAATTCAAACCAAACGATATGCTGGCCATCACTCCCGAAACCCAAAAACAAATGGCAGATCAGTTTGACCGTTTCGGAGACTGTTTGATTAGCCCGATTACCAGTTTAGATGAGATGCGAGCTTTGTTGAAGCAGATGAATGTTGATGGATTGCAGTTATCTGTATCGGAGCTACAACAGGGACAAATAGAAATTCTTGGTAAAACATCTGGCTTTCGAATATTTAGTGGAATTGTTGCCCGATTATACGATGCGAACTTAGATGACGATGTCGATCGGTACAAAAGCAAATTTTGCATGCTAAAATTTGTTAGAGCTGGTGGACAATGGGTGCCTAATGAAGTTGATaattgtgtttcaaatatatttgTTCTTAAAAATGAGGCGCTGAGTAGTGATCACCTAAAGCAGTGGATTCGCAGttttccaaaacaaaacattgagCCAAAAATCTTGCAACTTGAAtggataaaaaaatgtttatgtgATAAGAGTTTATGTGAGACGCAATTGTACAGAGTGTTTTAA
- the LOC131425253 gene encoding serine protease HTRA2, mitochondrial: MQVIRQTFKFRSAGTICYSFARPLLTGGLPSTGDQKGNRRKKYTNDSGKGKLFGSIASLSGLFTGLLLSTPGGDDDVDKRRTLSLLPTVSAFTHKDLKGRRAMYNFIADVVDVSAPAVVYIEIKDTRHYDFFSGQPVTVSNGSGFIIEQDGLILTNAHVVISKPNALVTVKLLDGRTFPGAVEDVDPNSDLATVRIKCQDLPVMKLGKSSELKSGEWVVALGSPLALNNTVTAGVVSSTQRPSQELGLRGKDINYIQTDAAITFGNSGGPLVNLDGEAIGINSMKVTPGISFAIPIDHAREFLQRGADRRKAKGYSTEKIPVRRYMGITMLTLTAEILRELRQRSLNVPETVQNGILVWKVIQGSPAHVGGLYPGDIITSINNKPVKNSADVYELLAGKDRVLVISIYRGVEKMSIKVKLEDSE, translated from the exons ATGCAAGTGATAagacaaacatttaaatttcgATCAGCTGGAACTATCTGCTATTCATTTGCCAGACCACTCTTAACGGGAGGATTACCGTCCACAGGAGATCAGAAGGGGAACCGACGAAAAAAGTATACGAATGATTCTGGTAAAGGTAAACTGTTTGGTTCGATTGCTTCTTTGTCGGGACTTTTTACGGGGTTACTGTTAAGCACACCTGGTGGTGACGATGATGTGGACAAACGAAGAACGCTCTCATTATTACCAACTGTCTCGGCCTTTACCCACAAAGATCTAAAAGGACGCCGAGCTATGTATAATTTTATAGCTGATGTGGTTGATGTCTCAGCCCCAGCGGTGGTATACATTGAGATTAAGGATACACGACACTACGATTTTTTCTCCGGCCAACCGGTGACGGTTTCCAATGGATCCGGATTTATAATTGAACAGGATGGATTAATTTTGACTAATGCTCATGTAGTGATTAGTAAACCGAATGCGCTTGTTACTGTGAAATTACTAGACGGTCGAACTTTTCCTGGAGCAGTTGAGGATGTGGATCCGAACTCAGATCTTGCAACGGTACGGATCAAATGCCAAGATCTGCCCGTTATGAAACTCGGTAAATCATCGGAGCTAAAATCAGGAGAATGGGTAGTGGCTCTGGGAAGCCCACTTGCGCTTAATAACACAGTGACCGCGGGTGTAGTTAGCTCTACTCAACGTCCCTCGCAGGAGCTGGGATTGCGTGGAAAAGATATTAACTATATTCAGACAGATGCAGCAATTACTTTTGGTAATTCAGGAGGCCCACTGGTAAATCTTGACGGAGAAGCGATTGGCATCAACAGCATGAAGGTAACACCAGGCATTAGTTTCGCCATTCCTATTGACCACGCTAGAGAGTTTTTGCAAAGGGGAGCAGACAGAAGAAAGGCGAAAGGATACAGTACAGAAAAGATCCCGGTGAGACGATATATGGGTATCACAATGCTAACGTTGACAGCGGAAATTTTGAGAGAACTGCGACAGCGTAGTCTGAACGTCCCAGAAACCGTACAAAACGGGATTCTGGTGTGGAAGGTTATTCAAGGATCACCAGCACACGT AGGCGGTCTTTATCCGGGCGACATTATCACTAGTATAAACAACAAGCCGGTAAAAAACTCCGCCGATGTTTATGAGCTGCTGGCGGGCAAGGACCGTGTCCTAGTAATTAGCATCTACCGTGGAGTAGAGAAGATGTCTATTAAGGTGAAGCTGGAAGATTCAGAATGA
- the LOC131425254 gene encoding N-acetyl-D-glucosamine kinase: MADAIYVGGVEGGATHSKLVICDLSGNVVASSKGPGTNHWMVGIPEVAKRINTMTREAKIQALIPDNHRLAAMGLCLSGAEQEATNKELENYLCTHYADLAERYTVGSDTIGSIATASNIGGMVIISGTGSNTLLRNPDGSTYGCGGWGHMIGDEGGAWWISKTAIKTVFDHEDNLHHSNLSIDRVWKLIQEHFGVKTRLDLLDHCYAKFCKPTYSGLCAKLSACAKEEGDPLCRQLFEDAGKELARSVCALSPRISPALISKCGEVDIVCVGSVWLSWELLEPGFTKELERAKFKYDLKLLKLTNTMALGAAYIAADTYGLQLPRDYTKNYEIFYGHKAVLNGNNGTNNTKTTGTNKTSNGNSIELNNGTSNKTNGSSNCQKAV; the protein is encoded by the exons CGGAGCAACACACTCGAAGTTAGTGATATGCGATTTGTCTGGGAATGTTGTCGCTTCTTCCAAGGGCCCTGGTACCAATCATTGGATGGTTGGAATTCCCGAAGTTGCGAAACGCATCAATACCATGACTCGGGAGGCCAAAATCCAGGCACTTATTCCGGATAATCACAGGTTAGCAGCGATGGGGCTGTGTCTCAGCGGTGCAGAGCAGGAAGCTACCAACAAGGAATTGGAAAACTACCTATGTACACATTATGCAGATTTGGCGGAGCGTTACACAGTGGGCAGTGATACGATTGGAAGCATAGCGACCGCCTCGAACATCGGTGGAATGGTAATCATTTCAGGAACTGGATCGAATACGTTACTGCGGAATCCAGACGGGAGTACCTATGGATGTGGTGGATGGGGACACATGATTGGTGATGAGGGTGGAG CATGGTGGATCTCGAAAACAGCCATTAAAACTGTGTTTGACCATGAAGACAATTTACATCATAGTAATCTGAGTATCGATAGGGTTTGGAAGCTTATCCAGGAACACTTTGGCGTGAAAACAAGATTAGATCTGTTAGATCATTGCTATGCCAAATTTTGTAAACCAACGTATTCAGGTCTATGCGCAAAACTGTCGGCATGTGCTAAAGAGGAGGGCGATCCACTTTGTCGGCAGCTATTTGAAGATGCCGGTAAAGAGCTTGCCCGCTCAGTTTGTGCACTATCGCCTCGTATTAGTCCAGCTTTGATTAGTAAATGTGGTGAAGTGGACATTGTTTGCGTCGGTTCCGTGTGGCTTAGCTGGGAACTGTTGGAACCTGGATTCACAAAAGAATTGGAAAGAGCTAAATTTAAATATgatctgaaacttctgaagctAACCAATACAATGGCTCTTGGTGCTGCATACATAGCTGCAGATACGTATGGTCTGCAGCTGCCCAGAGATTATACTAAAAACTACGAGATATTTTATGGTCACAAAGCCGTACTAAATGGCAACAATGGAACTAATAATACGAAAACGACTGGAACAAACAAGACAAGCAACGGAAATTCCATAGAACTAAATAATGGAACATCTAATAAAACAAACGGCTCTAGCAATTGCCAGAAAGCTGTATGA